AAGCAAATCATTTGATGCACCCAGtttagcttaaagggacactgaggagaaattgaagttggcttgtatcgatagaataccagctcctgatcacaaaaacgccgctcttactgaaaacaaagctcctgtaaggtagaaaatagcaagaaccaatatacaggtatcgccaccacaggccaatctcgcgaGTACAAgagtggtgacgccataggacaagagacgccaccttggaggaattttccttcctacatgggtcgcgaatctctgaggctgacaaaggaacgttgtgcggttcaatattgaagcaagttttgttttaaaactgacagtgcacttttatcacacaaggaaggcagacaaaagacaacctgaatgttggaagcaaacaaaaccgatgcttggcgacgccacaggtggccaggagagtttcaatttgttatggcgcttcgcgtctgtgagctttgcgtgccccgtggttttgtttttgacgcgcttcgatttacaagtgccgaacagcagaggaactccaagtgccgcttcaagtgctagttaacctttgaaggagcctgttaaggcttgtcagatgatcgtcacggtcgatgaaaagctatgatggcacgatggtcggtgatcgtacaaggcagcacttctgtattcgcacgcttgcccggtcAAACATTCccgctgtgccagtcaacttcaaactacttaacggattTTCGTTTATTActgacgggagacaaggtacaaggcagtccagaaaaattgctgatggcctagctctgttaagccaggatatacctagcgaaagcgagatttctgcatcagaagagtgcattcactagatgcgcctttattgacggctgtaactcgagccgtcgtagcggagctgtaaggtttccgcctcaaacgtcgaaggccctggttcgattccgaacctcggcaccggacttcttttcttttatttagtgagtgggcggggggtttcagtggctcccatggatgccggcgctgaatacgttggttagtggttaagcgcaggctctgttaaggcagcgtttatgctgcggcgaggcgcgcgccctgcatggcgaagtcacgtcggtcaaagcgagaccctctatactccaactgcgcttgaccgacgacacgttcggcggcttcggcgcactctgaccgcattggcggagagattggagcatgtatctatttcgcgccaagTGCGCCAgtcgccgccggcccggccagactgatttggctccgcggcgaggtgcgcgttatattcaatagctgcggcagttcggcggagctgttcttttcaagctcggctattttaatccattcacagtacatatctgaaggtacatgcaagttggcgagaaagccagatccagtggacccgttggatcaagcggaagccgttgaagcgtcgtgcgccggctttggtttcaagccgccgactttaaacgcgaccgccctcgagcacccatttgttttctgtggcaaaaaataaataacttggcccatgcaatcgtgggagacctcgatgctgcctgctgcgccgtgcaaccgctccgttcaaggaatcacaagcaccggccagcctccgatgggcgcaacgaacccctcgcgactccccgcactggggttatgatagttagtttgcaacggctgctctctgaggaagggggaaaccacccgccggcgcctaacctaaccgtgctccctcaaaagcatcgcacgctctgtggggctgaggtcgctgaaatgcaggccagagtttttgcgagaactacgtcgtcgggttcgggaacgggatccatcgtaacgctggcaagacaccggtgcaaacgtaaacgaagcgatggtggcgacccccgatagatgccttcaacgtgcggcggcggtagctttcatttcgacagctgctagaccgcaccgatagccgccagaaatcacggagtctccgtttacgtcacgtttcacgtcactccgttctgtgtcgtcataagagttctcgagtttgaatcggagcggcgggaaaaaatttttcaacttcgaatccaaatttcttttaaataaatgcatctttctctcccggacaagcgtcaacaaagccatgaaatgccgaactatcagatattgctaacaaaaaaattttgatagggttctcctcagtgtcccttttacAGTGACACACCACCAGACTTAGGCCATACATTCAGTGCTGCTTTCCCGTTATGAAACAAATTTGCTATTAGCAATCGGCTTGAAAAAAACCATGTTCTAGCATACCAACCGCAGCTTCACTTTTGCCACAGAAATTCATCATGATTTTAAGTAGCAATGGTGCACAAGTACAAAAGCCATCCTCAGTTGTTTCTTTAACTATTCAGAATGATTCCTCCCACTCGTCAATGTTCAGGTTCAGTTTCATGTGGTACATAGAGTTCATGTCCCAAGGCAGCATATGCCTACAATATATGAGGTACTGGACGGCTTCTGACGCAAGCGCATGTGTCCAGGAATACTTGTCTTAGTTACGTGTAACTTTGCCATTCAGGACTTTGTTCACTTCAGAAATTTTCCATAGTATGTTTTCTAAAAATATTCTGTGATGGCACTTCACCAACATAAGTTTTGGAGCCTCAGTAGTCTTgagacgagttttttttttttctcccaagcCCGGTGTCATGCATGAAAACAGCAGCGAGCGTCTAAAAATAATTAGCTCACAAGATTTGCAGATTGGCGTGACAATTCACAGCGGACCATTTCTGAAAGATTGACTGTTTCGGAGAGTTCTGTGCAGTCACCGTCCAGGCATGCAACAACGCAGTCCACCTGTGAGCACTGCCGTCCTCGCTCAACATTGTAACTGGCGCGACAGAACCGTGCATTTAGTCATTCCCAAAATGAACGAGGTTTGAAGATGACCGCCCAGATCACAGGATGCATGTGCGCAACATCGGCGGTTTCAACTACGCTTATCTTAAGCAGCACAGATGGTATTGCAGGCCACACACTGCATTGTTCCTTTTATCTGACGCGAGAATGCAGACTGTTCCGGGTGACAACGATGCCCTTGGAGTCGAGCCGCCTGCCTGTCACTTTCTTGCAGCACATCCTGACAATCGCAAGGAAAACGGCCAAAGTGCACTGAAATATACTAAATCAAGAGGAAATTTAACATGGTGCCTCCCGCACCATGGAAACAGTGCTTAATACAGGCTGTCCTGTttgaaaaaacaaattttcggACTTCACTTGTTTAAGAAAGCTGGTCAGAATCATGGAACAGCCTTGTATAAAAGCTAGCAGTTCGTCATGAAGTATGGAAAAGTCAAAATTTTCAAAGTGCAAAAAGTTTCTGGCGGCCGCAGTAGCCACGGTCATACTTGCTTCAGCTGATTACCAGCACCTGCTAGCGATTACAGTAAAATTATGATCCGCCTTTATATTATCCAGCAAGTTTTAGTGCGAAGGCATTGCTTccctagcaatcctgaaaaagccgATGGGTTTCTGAAGCCTCAACTTTGACCCTTGCCCTTTGAGATGAAATGACTTGGATACGGTGTGGCTAGAGGAACGTCACGTGGTACAAAAATTTAAATTGTCTTGGAGTACGATGTAAGGCAATGTCTCGGCAAGAGTAAAGCGAATTTGAAAGACAAGCTAAGGCAACTTTTATGCAAAAGTCAAGCTAATTCGAAGCCAAGCGCTTTCACACGTCATACTCTGTTTAAGGACGTTAAaactcattttttctttttttcaaagaaaGTAACTGTGAATACAAAGCTGGGGACAATTTTCGGGAAAACTAGATCATGTTTGTACAATCTGGCGGTTCAGTTGAAATCCGGGAGGCTCCCTGGCAATTCGGCAGTGTTGGTAGGTACGATAACACTGCAGTCACTCCGCTGCGCCCGGGCTTTCGGACAGCGGAGATTAAATGTGCAATAGAGCTGACAAGGAAGCCTAAGTTCACTGGCATGTTTATTTCAAATTAAGAACAAAGGAAACACCTAGCATAATGTCTGTTAAGTCAAACAACAGAACAGGTGGTCCCTAAACATGGTACCCAATTATGCTCCGCTTGCCGATGCACTCGCCGACGAAGAACCAGAAGATCACCTCCATGCCGACCAATGTGTTGACCGTGGCCTCCTTGACTGTGAGGTTCTTCCATGCACCGGACTTCGCCGAGCTAATGAGTTGACCAAAGCCACGGAACACTTCCGGGAACTCGCGTGGGGATGGGGGCACCATCTCGACGCGGGCGTACTTCATGAAGGTCTGGAACCTTGGTGTGCCATGTTTAATGATGGCGGCAGACAGGTTCGCCACGGCTTTAGACATGGCTGCGGACTGGGCTCCGGCTTGCTCTTCGCCTGAAAGAGCAAGTATGTGTGAGAAGACATGGCAGTTATGGGCTCTAATTAACCAGGAAAGGACGGTACACAAGACCAAAGGAAAGCACAGGAAAATGTTTTTAGAGCCCGCCACAGTGCGGCACTGGTGAGCATTCTTTAAGGATAGGCTACAATAAGCATATTTCCTTCGGCAATATGACAAGAGCAAAGAGCCGCAACCGCAGCTAAGTTGGTACAGCAATGCATCATGCATGCGAGGGTTGTTGGTTCAGCTCTCACCAGCTGCATGATATCTTTTCCTTCTGTTGCCACATCGTTTCCCATCAAATATAATTGTGTGATTACTTCTCATTAAGAAAACATGAAACCATAACATTTTATTAGATTTCAAAGCCAGTTGGCTCCTTTGGTAGATTTCTTAATAAACTCTTGATCACTTCTACTCTTGTGTGCTACAATTGAAGACAAACTTGTGTGGCTATACACAGTAGTGAAATACTATTTGAGTTAACTTAAGAGCACATGAAGGAAATGTCTGCttatgcagaaaaaaataacgaaaaaaaaaagaataagtcTGGTGCACGCATCGAGGTGAGCAGCTCCAATAGTACCATTGTTCAAGGGTGACGGTATGATCAGAGTTTGTAGAGACATTCATAAGAAATGAGCAAGGGGGAATTATGAGCTGGCTGGCAATGCATTTGACAGAGCGGCTtggagcagaaacacaggacgagGGAGGAAAGACGGGATATCTCCAACTGCTAACTGAAAGGGCTATGGAAAGGGGTGTTTGATCATGGCTTTAAactgcttgcactatgtagattACAGACCACCGAGCGTCCATGTAGAGTACAGACCAAAGAGACCTCAAAaccgagcgggaaatttacaatacaattttaaAAATTCCCACTTCCGCACCTTGCAGCGATGCGTGGTGCTGGGCTTTGGCGTGAAACCCTGGCATACAACGTCACGTCCTGCAATTGACGTCAGCAgctgggggttatcattggttcacaggaCCAAATTATTTCAGACGTCATGCGTTACCGCGGCCGAGGCCACTGGCGCGCGCCGCAGCTGGCGGATGAAGAGGAGCGGCCAAGTGGGCgaggccggcagaggagcgccgccgttttggcatgcgagagtagagggaaaggcgcgaagacgcggaagttcaaattttttcTGCACATAACTCTGCTTCCACAAATCGCATTAAAAAaacttcttgctggaggataattatgaagcggcaACTTTATAGACAGCCCCTTTCTGGAGCCCTTAAAGGTTTTATTTTAGCAACTTACTCGAGAAACAAGTTTATGTTTGTAAGTATAAGTGTTGTGCCAACTTTTTCATCTCGGGCAAAGATGCAATGCCTGTGTTTGGCATTGGCCACTCATGGCCTACCAGATACCATGGTCAGAGACAACAGTCCAGTTTTTTTAGTGCAGAGTAGGAGTTATCATTTAAGAATGGCATCCAACCAATTGCTGCCCCTCCACACCCTCCAGTGTCTAAAAGCTCCAAAATTACACAAAATGTactagctggtgagccctctaaGCAATTTTATGAAACACTGGAAAGGTGACAGATTCAGACACCAGCCCATTTGCAGCACCACAGAAACCAAGCTACGTGCCTAGCAGCCAAGAGAAAAGAGGCTCACACTTGATGAAATTATTGAGTTTCCAAAGAGTCGGTTGCAGACACTCAGATCTGCACAATGGCGAATGAAGTGAACGTAAGCAAGGTGATCAAATAAATCTCACAGGAAAACTGCGATGGCTGTAAATGCGTAATCACAGCGCAACTTTTTTTAACGTTAACATACTTTAACTGCTCTGATATTTCGAGATTCTTGACGCCCGAACTTCGGCACTGAACAGCTGAGACTTAAAGGCAATGACGTTTCACTTCCATGTCAGCAGCAAGAATGACGGAGTCTTAGTGGCGCCAGTGCAGCACTTCAGCACAAGTGGCTTCCACCCCAGGATCTTGGCAGAGCAGATGctttagtttattttatgttcTGTAAAAATTAGCTGCACAGCAAGTGTGAATCGCCAAGTGCCACAGTTGTCCCATTAAGGTCTTTTCCTCTGCTTTCTAACTGGGGTTGAACTTCTACACCTTAATCAAACATCAGGCGGTTGTGTGCATTTCACAGTGATCATGGTGTTCGTTGTTGAGCAGTCGGAGAGTATTATTACCAAAGTGGATGAGCCACTAAGCTGGCGAGTACCCCAGTAATTATCAAAAAGAAAGATCGCCGTTTGAGGGTTTGTGTGAAAGCTGAACCACACCCAAAAGAGAACCCTGGCCCACACTATGAATTTCCACACTGAGAAATTTAAGATTACACAGGAGCCACTCTGTTCAGTAGATCACAAGCAAACTGTCCGTTAGAGTGTGAAAGCACTGAAGCCTGCTGCATGCAGTAAGTGTTGCTTTTTTGGTTCCAATACAGTTTTCTGGGAAGGAGAGATGACAGAGCTTACAAGTCAGGCCGCCAGGAGGCCTGCCATCCAAGCTAGGCAGCTAGCAACTTTGGAAGCAAGCATATAAAAGAGCTTCCAAGAATAAAAGTACTCATGTTTGAAACGTCTGATGCACCAGGATCTCGAACATAAGTGGCAGCACACCTAGTGATAGTGGCTGCTGCTTTTTGTGCCGTTCTCTGTTGTCTTGTAATGTGTAAGTAGATAAACCCTTGCTCAGTTCCTAGGTTATGTTGTGGCAAGCATAGGTAATTGGTTTAAATTTGAGAAATTACGCGCAAGCTGTTTTTTCTTACGTTGGCTTGCTGTCACGCACTTGGTTTCACCTTTCCAAACCTGGCGAGTGGTTAAACTACGCTCAGTTTGCAAGGTTAGGTTGCGGCTAGCACAGGTAATTAGTTTGAAATTGAGTACTGCTGGGAGCC
The genomic region above belongs to Amblyomma americanum isolate KBUSLIRL-KWMA chromosome 9, ASM5285725v1, whole genome shotgun sequence and contains:
- the LOC144104419 gene encoding ATP synthase F(0) complex subunit g, mitochondrial-like; this encodes MSKAVANLSAAIIKHGTPRFQTFMKYARVEMVPPSPREFPEVFRGFGQLISSAKSGAWKNLTVKEATVNTLVGMEVIFWFFVGECIGKRSIIGYHV